The following proteins are encoded in a genomic region of Dyadobacter sp. UC 10:
- the pnuC gene encoding nicotinamide riboside transporter PnuC — protein MIDWLNKMISLGIFVTTPLEILGFVTGAIYVYLNTRQNVISWFFGIVNALLYAAVFWQVRLYADTGLQGYYFFTSIYGWWMWKFGGANHEELKVSLTPKKLYPVFAAIFVVGSILWGFLLAKFTNASFTYLDSALTIASLIGQWMLARKYLENWIIWILADACYVVLYFYKALNLTAFLYFVFLILAMIGYVRWRRDVLRV, from the coding sequence ATGATCGACTGGCTTAATAAGATGATTTCCCTGGGAATATTCGTCACAACGCCCCTGGAAATCCTCGGTTTCGTGACTGGCGCGATTTATGTGTACCTCAATACCCGACAAAATGTAATTAGCTGGTTTTTCGGGATCGTAAATGCACTCTTGTATGCGGCGGTTTTCTGGCAGGTAAGGTTATATGCAGATACAGGTTTGCAGGGCTATTATTTTTTTACGAGCATTTATGGCTGGTGGATGTGGAAATTCGGCGGGGCAAATCACGAAGAGCTGAAGGTAAGTCTGACACCCAAAAAGCTATACCCCGTTTTCGCAGCCATTTTTGTAGTAGGGAGTATATTATGGGGGTTTTTACTGGCAAAATTCACCAACGCGAGTTTCACCTATCTCGACTCGGCACTTACCATCGCCAGCCTGATCGGTCAATGGATGCTGGCCAGGAAATACCTCGAAAACTGGATTATCTGGATCCTCGCCGACGCCTGTTATGTGGTCCTTTACTTCTACAAAGCATTAAACCTCACTGCATTTCTGTACTTCGTATTTTTGATACTGGCGATGATAGGTTATGTGAGGTGGCGGAGGGATGTGTTACGGGTGTAG
- the mfd gene encoding transcription-repair coupling factor: MDVKDLLTLYGGEGYMDLLIEQIGSKNPESAHIQVKGLVGSLDAVVTAAIQQRKKSPALYILSDRDEAAYFQNDLQNLLGKTEVLFYPTSYKRPYHYEEVDNANVLMRGEILNKLNVSRSTPIQLVTYPEALFEKVINKRSLKANTFSVKVGEKLDPSFLTEFLTSYGFEITDFVFEAGQFSVRGGILDVFSFANEHPFRIELFGDEVESIRSFDPDTQLSVETAKQINIVPDIQQKLSHETRESFLNFLPAETTIWFKDAELTLEVIENCFEKAEKALEEVTGGGVQIVSNPQDLFETRRGFLAQVKKFKTVEFGKKSYFKTETKIPYSSKPQPSFNKDFKRLLDDLSENQSKGYVNIIVAEQPKQLDRLERIFEDLDPFVKFRPMHISLREGFVDDHVKVACYTDHQIFARFHKYRLKDKFTKSKAITLKELKSLQPGDFVTHVDYGIGRFAGLERKDVNGKEQEAIRLIYRDNDLLYVSVHNLHKIAKYTGKEGTPPAMSKLGSGEWEAKKSKVKKQLKDIAHELIALYAKRRQAPGFPYSPDNYMQAELESSFIYEDTPDQATATTNVKDDMEKAHPMDRLVCGDVGFGKTEIAIRAAFKAVCDSKQVAVLVPTTILAMQHFKTFSERLSDFPAKVGYINRFKSPKEIKETLKQAEEGKIDILIGTHRILNKDVKFKDLGLLIIDEEQKFGVKAKDRLKEMRVNVDVLTLTATPIPRTLHFSLMGARDLSVIATPPPNRQPVTTEVHTFSEEFIRDAISFEVNRGGQVFFVHNRVNDIESIANIILRLVPDVRIGVAHGQMDGDKLEKVMVGFIEGEYDVLVSTNIIESGIDIANANTIIINTAHMFGLSDLHQMRGRVGRSNRKAFCYLLTPSVSTLASDSRKRLQTLEEFSELGDGFKVAMRDLDIRGAGNLLGAEQSGFVNDLGYELYHKMLDEAVQELKNNEFKDLFANALGLPAKLVPDTQIETDFATLIPDEYVKNISERLSLYTRLDNIETEDELSKFEQEILDRFGPIPSEVQDLLKTVRLRWKAESLHFEKLTLKSNTMKGYFVTSQNDEFFQSARFGQVIEYIKKHPKQISLKDQKGKLILICEDVKSIDQARNILAEMTS, translated from the coding sequence TTGGACGTTAAGGACTTATTGACACTATACGGAGGCGAGGGTTACATGGATCTGCTAATCGAACAGATCGGTTCTAAAAATCCCGAATCGGCTCATATTCAAGTTAAAGGGTTGGTTGGCAGCCTGGATGCGGTTGTAACGGCGGCGATCCAGCAAAGAAAAAAAAGTCCGGCCCTTTACATACTAAGTGACCGCGACGAGGCTGCGTATTTCCAGAATGACCTGCAAAACCTGCTTGGAAAAACGGAGGTCCTTTTTTACCCTACTTCCTATAAAAGGCCGTATCACTACGAAGAAGTGGATAATGCCAATGTACTGATGCGTGGCGAGATCCTGAACAAGCTCAATGTGAGCCGCTCCACGCCGATACAACTGGTAACATATCCCGAAGCTTTGTTTGAAAAAGTGATCAATAAAAGATCATTAAAGGCTAATACTTTTTCGGTGAAAGTCGGCGAGAAATTGGACCCGTCATTCCTGACCGAGTTTTTAACAAGCTATGGTTTCGAGATCACTGATTTTGTATTTGAAGCGGGGCAATTTTCGGTGCGCGGGGGTATTCTGGATGTATTTTCATTTGCCAACGAACATCCATTCCGGATCGAGCTTTTTGGTGACGAAGTCGAAAGTATCCGCTCTTTTGACCCGGATACCCAGCTTTCGGTTGAAACGGCGAAGCAGATCAATATTGTCCCGGATATTCAGCAAAAACTGTCGCACGAGACGAGGGAATCGTTTCTGAACTTCCTTCCGGCTGAAACGACCATATGGTTTAAAGATGCTGAGCTGACGCTGGAAGTAATCGAAAACTGTTTTGAAAAAGCCGAAAAAGCATTGGAAGAAGTAACCGGCGGCGGTGTTCAGATCGTATCAAATCCGCAGGACCTGTTCGAAACCCGCAGAGGTTTTCTGGCGCAGGTGAAGAAATTTAAAACGGTTGAGTTTGGAAAAAAATCCTATTTCAAAACCGAAACCAAAATCCCCTATTCCTCCAAGCCGCAGCCTTCATTTAACAAAGACTTCAAGCGGTTACTTGACGATCTTTCCGAAAATCAATCAAAAGGATATGTGAATATTATCGTAGCCGAGCAGCCGAAACAGCTCGACCGGCTCGAACGCATTTTTGAAGACCTGGATCCATTTGTAAAATTCCGCCCGATGCACATTTCGCTGCGGGAAGGTTTTGTGGATGATCATGTAAAAGTTGCATGCTACACGGATCACCAGATATTTGCCCGCTTTCACAAATACCGGTTAAAGGACAAGTTTACCAAATCGAAAGCGATCACATTAAAGGAGCTGAAATCACTGCAGCCGGGTGATTTCGTGACGCACGTAGATTATGGCATCGGCCGCTTCGCTGGTCTGGAACGGAAAGATGTGAACGGAAAAGAGCAGGAGGCGATCAGGCTGATTTACCGCGATAATGATCTGCTGTATGTGAGTGTGCATAACCTGCACAAGATCGCCAAATACACCGGTAAAGAAGGTACGCCGCCCGCGATGAGCAAACTGGGCTCGGGTGAATGGGAAGCGAAAAAATCGAAAGTCAAAAAGCAGCTCAAAGATATTGCCCACGAGCTGATCGCTTTGTACGCCAAACGCAGGCAGGCGCCGGGATTTCCCTATTCGCCTGATAATTATATGCAGGCCGAGCTGGAATCCTCCTTTATATATGAAGACACGCCCGATCAGGCTACTGCTACGACGAATGTGAAGGACGATATGGAAAAAGCGCACCCGATGGACAGGCTTGTGTGCGGGGATGTAGGTTTTGGTAAAACAGAAATCGCGATCCGGGCTGCATTTAAGGCAGTTTGTGATAGTAAGCAAGTGGCTGTGCTGGTGCCAACTACCATCTTGGCGATGCAGCATTTCAAAACTTTCAGCGAGCGGCTTTCCGATTTCCCGGCGAAGGTGGGGTATATCAATCGTTTCAAATCGCCGAAAGAGATCAAGGAAACTTTAAAACAGGCCGAGGAAGGTAAGATCGACATACTAATAGGTACGCACCGGATTTTGAATAAAGATGTCAAATTCAAAGACCTGGGCCTGTTGATTATTGATGAAGAACAAAAATTCGGGGTAAAAGCAAAGGACCGGTTGAAGGAAATGCGGGTAAATGTGGACGTTTTAACACTAACAGCTACCCCGATCCCCCGAACTTTACATTTCTCTCTCATGGGCGCGCGGGACCTTTCGGTGATTGCGACCCCGCCGCCCAACAGGCAGCCCGTTACTACCGAAGTGCATACTTTCAGCGAAGAGTTTATCCGCGACGCGATCAGCTTTGAGGTGAATCGCGGCGGACAGGTCTTTTTTGTTCACAACCGTGTCAATGATATTGAATCTATTGCGAATATCATTTTAAGGCTGGTACCAGATGTGAGAATCGGCGTGGCGCATGGTCAGATGGACGGCGACAAGCTGGAGAAAGTTATGGTCGGTTTTATTGAAGGAGAATATGATGTGCTGGTTTCGACCAATATCATTGAATCCGGGATTGATATCGCCAATGCAAATACGATCATTATTAATACGGCGCACATGTTTGGTTTGTCTGACCTGCACCAAATGCGTGGCCGGGTAGGACGTTCAAACCGGAAAGCATTCTGTTATTTGCTTACCCCATCTGTTTCCACCCTTGCGAGCGATTCGCGGAAACGTTTGCAAACACTGGAAGAATTCTCAGAGCTGGGCGACGGTTTCAAAGTGGCTATGCGCGACCTGGATATCCGGGGAGCAGGAAACTTGCTGGGCGCTGAGCAGAGCGGTTTTGTCAATGATCTGGGCTACGAACTTTACCACAAAATGCTCGACGAGGCGGTTCAGGAATTAAAGAATAATGAGTTTAAGGATCTCTTCGCAAATGCACTGGGATTACCTGCAAAACTGGTTCCGGATACGCAGATTGAAACCGATTTTGCGACATTAATTCCCGATGAATATGTTAAAAATATTTCAGAAAGATTGTCGTTATATACCCGCCTTGACAATATTGAAACTGAGGATGAGCTTTCGAAATTTGAACAGGAGATACTGGACAGGTTCGGGCCTATCCCTTCGGAAGTTCAGGATTTGTTAAAAACCGTGCGTTTACGCTGGAAAGCAGAGAGTTTGCACTTCGAAAAACTAACTTTGAAGAGCAATACAATGAAAGGATACTTCGTTACTTCGCAGAATGACGAATTTTTTCAGTCAGCCAGGTTCGGACAGGTTATTGAATACATTAAAAAACATCCTAAACAAATCTCTTTAAAGGATCAAAAAGGTAAGTTGATCCTGATTTGCGAGGATGTCAAAAGTATAGATCAGGCCCGGAATATCCTGGCCGAAATGACGAGCTAA
- the gldJ gene encoding gliding motility lipoprotein GldJ → MQKMGTRSIALMLIVLLAATSCSKNKRPTSLKPGKTSSKTGLAYNGKDGFEVKQYKALPAGPDLVYIEGGRFTMGSLEEDVMARRDNPKRTVSIQSFYMDQTEVANVHYLEYLNAVQRDSSEEFYSKALPDTNVWFNELSFNDSYVTMYLRHPGFRLYPVVGVSWVQANDYCAWRTAAVSQANNTAGAAAAGGKKKKGFSFGKKKKAEGEAVATAEAAPAPQLRIESGYVMPPYRLPTEAEFEYAAMAMIGTQYSDENQSNSRIYPWDGSTMRQPRGRKQGTMLANFKRGPGDYAGIAGKSNDGAIITQEIRSYPANDNGLYDMAGNVSEWVYDVYRPLSNSDVNDLNSFRRDGYQDDAKNYDTKNANSLVDDKLRVYKGGSWSDVAYWLSPGTRRYMDQDSATAMVGFRCAMIATGSHKE, encoded by the coding sequence ATGCAAAAGATGGGTACCCGGTCGATCGCGTTGATGTTGATTGTGTTATTAGCGGCTACTTCATGTAGTAAGAACAAGAGACCTACCAGCTTGAAACCTGGTAAGACGAGTTCTAAAACAGGGTTGGCATACAATGGCAAGGATGGCTTTGAAGTAAAGCAATACAAGGCGCTGCCTGCGGGTCCCGACCTTGTATATATTGAGGGAGGCCGTTTTACAATGGGCTCGCTGGAAGAAGATGTGATGGCAAGAAGAGATAACCCAAAAAGAACAGTAAGTATCCAGTCCTTTTATATGGATCAGACTGAGGTTGCCAATGTTCACTATCTTGAATACCTGAACGCAGTTCAAAGAGATTCATCTGAGGAATTTTACAGCAAAGCATTACCTGATACAAACGTTTGGTTCAACGAATTGTCTTTCAACGACTCTTACGTGACCATGTACCTGCGTCACCCTGGTTTCCGCCTTTACCCGGTGGTAGGTGTTTCATGGGTTCAGGCTAATGATTATTGTGCGTGGCGTACAGCTGCTGTGAGTCAGGCTAACAATACGGCCGGTGCAGCTGCTGCAGGCGGCAAGAAAAAGAAAGGCTTCTCTTTCGGCAAGAAGAAAAAAGCGGAAGGTGAGGCAGTCGCAACAGCAGAAGCTGCCCCAGCCCCGCAACTTAGAATTGAAAGTGGCTACGTAATGCCTCCATATCGTCTGCCAACAGAGGCAGAATTTGAATATGCCGCGATGGCGATGATCGGAACCCAGTATTCCGACGAAAACCAGTCCAATTCAAGAATTTATCCATGGGATGGTTCTACAATGCGTCAGCCACGTGGCCGGAAGCAGGGAACAATGCTTGCCAACTTTAAACGTGGTCCTGGCGATTATGCCGGTATTGCTGGAAAATCTAATGACGGTGCTATCATCACTCAGGAAATCCGTTCATATCCTGCAAATGACAATGGACTGTACGATATGGCGGGTAACGTAAGTGAGTGGGTTTATGATGTTTATCGTCCGCTTTCCAACTCAGACGTAAACGATTTGAACTCCTTCCGTCGCGACGGTTACCAGGATGATGCTAAAAACTACGATACTAAAAACGCCAACTCACTTGTTGATGACAAGCTGAGAGTTTACAAAGGCGGCTCCTGGTCTGACGTTGCATACTGGTTATCTCCGGGGACTCGTCGCTATATGGATCAGGATTCGGCAACGGCAATGGTTGGTTTCCGTTGCGCGATGATCGCCACTGGTAGTCACAAAGAATAA
- a CDS encoding ComF family protein codes for MILYKFLSDLTDLIFPRCCTGCDQPLIGSEATLCTFCRISLPRIGQSGLHADTLRYKFVNEPRVLLTHSFLLFTKKSKVQKLLHALKYRGNQEIGLVLGQMFGQEMQNAGILPSVDLIISVPLHLKKRKSRGYNQSDLLAQGFSESTGIPWSGNALKRIIYTETQTGKNKIERRENVKGVFEVENTFAAKKVIIIDDVLTTGATLEECVQTLASAGCDEFYILTIALAQH; via the coding sequence ATGATTCTCTACAAGTTTCTTTCAGATTTAACAGACCTCATTTTTCCGCGCTGCTGCACAGGCTGCGATCAGCCTTTAATCGGAAGTGAGGCAACATTATGTACGTTTTGCCGGATTTCACTTCCCAGGATCGGGCAAAGCGGCCTGCATGCGGATACGCTGCGCTACAAATTTGTAAACGAACCGCGCGTGCTGCTGACGCATTCATTTTTACTTTTTACCAAGAAAAGCAAAGTGCAAAAGCTGCTGCACGCATTGAAATATCGGGGTAACCAGGAGATCGGGTTGGTTTTGGGTCAAATGTTTGGACAGGAAATGCAAAACGCAGGAATACTTCCATCGGTCGATTTGATCATCAGCGTTCCTCTGCATTTAAAAAAGAGAAAAAGCCGTGGCTATAATCAGAGCGATCTGCTGGCTCAGGGTTTCTCAGAATCCACGGGAATTCCATGGTCGGGTAACGCGCTGAAAAGGATCATATACACGGAAACGCAGACTGGCAAAAATAAGATTGAACGCCGGGAAAATGTGAAAGGCGTATTTGAGGTCGAAAACACATTCGCAGCAAAAAAGGTAATCATCATTGACGATGTGCTGACTACCGGAGCTACGCTCGAAGAATGCGTACAGACGCTAGCAAGTGCAGGCTGCGACGAATTCTACATTCTGACAATCGCACTGGCTCAGCATTAA
- a CDS encoding dihydroorotase — protein sequence MTTLIVNAQVVNENTVQDLDVLIENGHIKSIGKNLQHISADRIIDAKGKYLMPGVIDDQVHFREPGLTHKANIYTESKAAVAGGVTSFMEMPNTVPNTLTQALLEDKYRIGAQTSLANYSFFMGASNDNYEEVMKTDPTQVCGIKIFMGSSTGNMLVDAPGVLEKIFANAPCIIATHCEDEPTVRHRMEMFKEQYGDNVPYNIHALIRNEEACLKSSSFATSLAHKNKTRLHILHISTGDEVSLFEIGNRKNGQILLSDGEPKLVTAEACVHHLWFDAEDYHKLGNQIKCNPAIKAPHHKEAILQAVLDNRIDVIATDHAPHTIEEKAQHYWQAPSGLPLVQHTLNVMLQLSSEGKISIERVVEKMSHAVADCFQIKDRGYIREGYKADLILVDTNATTNVEASGLYSKCGWSPFEGTKFNSQVTHTFVSGHLVYEDGKFNEEVKGERLLFNR from the coding sequence ATGACGACATTGATAGTTAATGCTCAGGTAGTAAATGAAAATACGGTTCAGGATTTAGACGTATTAATTGAAAATGGTCACATTAAAAGCATAGGAAAAAATTTACAACACATTTCAGCCGACAGAATAATCGACGCGAAAGGCAAATACCTGATGCCCGGCGTGATCGATGACCAGGTTCATTTCAGGGAGCCTGGGCTGACCCATAAGGCTAATATTTACACCGAATCCAAAGCGGCAGTGGCTGGTGGGGTTACCTCATTCATGGAAATGCCGAATACGGTACCCAATACGCTCACCCAGGCGCTTCTCGAAGATAAGTACCGGATTGGCGCGCAGACTTCCCTGGCCAACTACTCCTTTTTCATGGGAGCCTCGAACGACAACTATGAGGAAGTAATGAAAACTGACCCTACTCAGGTTTGCGGGATCAAAATATTCATGGGGTCTTCAACTGGAAATATGCTGGTAGATGCGCCGGGAGTTTTGGAAAAGATATTCGCAAATGCCCCCTGCATTATTGCTACTCACTGTGAGGACGAACCAACTGTACGCCATCGAATGGAGATGTTTAAGGAACAGTACGGCGATAATGTGCCTTACAATATTCATGCATTGATTCGAAACGAGGAGGCCTGCCTAAAATCGTCTTCCTTCGCGACTTCTCTTGCACATAAAAATAAAACAAGACTACACATCCTGCATATTTCGACCGGTGACGAAGTATCGCTTTTTGAAATCGGAAACCGGAAAAACGGACAGATATTGCTTTCCGATGGTGAGCCCAAACTGGTCACTGCGGAAGCTTGTGTACATCATTTGTGGTTTGATGCGGAGGATTATCATAAGTTAGGCAACCAGATCAAATGCAACCCCGCTATCAAAGCGCCGCATCATAAAGAAGCTATTCTGCAAGCGGTGCTGGATAACCGCATTGACGTGATCGCGACCGACCACGCGCCCCATACCATAGAAGAAAAAGCGCAGCACTACTGGCAGGCTCCATCCGGTTTGCCTTTGGTACAGCATACCCTGAACGTGATGCTGCAGCTGAGCAGTGAAGGTAAAATTTCAATCGAGCGGGTAGTTGAAAAAATGAGCCACGCAGTAGCCGATTGTTTCCAGATCAAAGACCGTGGCTATATTCGCGAGGGTTACAAAGCAGATCTTATTTTGGTAGACACGAATGCGACTACGAATGTGGAAGCAAGTGGTTTATATTCTAAATGCGGCTGGTCTCCATTTGAAGGAACGAAGTTCAACTCCCAGGTTACGCATACGTTCGTATCCGGGCATCTGGTCTACGAAGACGGGAAATTTAATGAAGAGGTAAAAGGCGAGCGGTTGTTATTTAACCGATAA